CTCCAGAGGATTGCTAGAGAAATTAGGCTGCAGATTGGTCAAGGGCATGGTTTTCATCGAAGATATCATGGAACAAATCACTACAGGCCAGAAGTTAGCCGCTGCGTTGAAATCAAAAATGCCCGCCGCGGCAATCATCAAATCTCTGCCCAAAGTAAACCCGGACGATAACGCGACAATTCTTTTCACCAGCGGAAGCGAGAAAGATCCCAAGGCGGTTCAGTTGACGCACAGAAATTTTTACTCCAACATTCAGGATATTCTTCAAGTCTTCAAATTAACGCCAGACGACACTATTATGTCCATTTTACCGCTATTTCACGTCTTCGGACACAACGTGAATTTCTGGCTACCACTTACCGTTGGCATGAAAGCAGTTACTGTCGCCAATCCGTTGGAATACAAATCAGTTCCAAAATATATGAAAGAAGAACAAACCACCATGGTCGCCGCCACGCCGATATTTTTGACCGGCTATCTGCGTGAATCAAGTCCGGGAGATTTCGACAGTCTTCGCATCATTATCGCCGGCGCGGATAAAGTGCCTAATTCTTTGCGTGAAGGATTTTTGAAGAAACACAACAAAGTTCTACTTGAAGGTTACGGCGCCACAGAAACAAGTCCGGTTGTCTCCGCCAATTCCCCAGAACATAATCGTCCGGGTAGTATTGGGAAAGTTTTTCCCAGTGTGCAGGTGAAAATTACTGATGTGGACACCGGCGAGGAATTGCCTCCTGGTAAAGAAGGCAAAATACTGGTGAAAGGCGATCTTATCATGAAAGGCTATCTGGACGATTTAGAGGAAACTTCTCTGCACATTCGTGACGGCTGGTACGATACCGGCGACATGGGATTAATAGACGAAGACGGGTATTTGTGGCACAAAGGCCGACTCAAACGTTTCGTCAAAATCGGCGGTGAAATGGTCTCCCTGGTGCGCACTGAGATCGAGTTGGAACGCCTGCTTCCCGACGACGTCGATTGCTGCATCGTTGATGTGCCGGATTCCTTGAAAGGCTCTAAAATTGTCGCGGCTGTTACCCAACCCCTCAATGAGAAAGAAATTGTGTCGAAACTTTCGCAAAAATTGCCGCCGATAGCCATGCCGCGCAAATTCGTTGTGATTGAAGAAATGCCCAAAATGGGCACTGGCAAAATAGATTTTCGCACGATCGGACGTATCGTGCGGCGAAAACTACAAGCGGAAAATAATTCTGAAGCATAGCATTAGCAGAAAAATTCAAGGAGCGGGACTTTTCGACAATTTCCCGCTCTTTTTTTATTTTACCGATTTTGAAAAAATCTTAATTGCAATGAGCCTCTATTCGTTCCTGCAAAATTTTGTGTCTTTTGTTCAAAAAGAAAGAGCGCTTTTTCAGCCAGAGAGACACAAAAACATGAAAACCGAGTCCAATAAAAGATTTTTGAAAATTTTCGGTGGTCTCTGCGGCTTTCTCTGCTTGCTGACAATCACAGAAAATTCAATTTGTCGCAAAATTAACTTGACATTTTAGAATATATTTTAT
The sequence above is drawn from the Calditrichota bacterium genome and encodes:
- a CDS encoding AMP-binding protein, whose amino-acid sequence is MVLHHEFIKTAKKYGKKVAISDKTTNREVTYSRALIAALILAKKIGKYKEGYIGIMIPTSAGAMLSILGTLMAGRVPVMINYSTGASDNCEYAQDKCGFKTIITSRGLLEKLGCRLVKGMVFIEDIMEQITTGQKLAAALKSKMPAAAIIKSLPKVNPDDNATILFTSGSEKDPKAVQLTHRNFYSNIQDILQVFKLTPDDTIMSILPLFHVFGHNVNFWLPLTVGMKAVTVANPLEYKSVPKYMKEEQTTMVAATPIFLTGYLRESSPGDFDSLRIIIAGADKVPNSLREGFLKKHNKVLLEGYGATETSPVVSANSPEHNRPGSIGKVFPSVQVKITDVDTGEELPPGKEGKILVKGDLIMKGYLDDLEETSLHIRDGWYDTGDMGLIDEDGYLWHKGRLKRFVKIGGEMVSLVRTEIELERLLPDDVDCCIVDVPDSLKGSKIVAAVTQPLNEKEIVSKLSQKLPPIAMPRKFVVIEEMPKMGTGKIDFRTIGRIVRRKLQAENNSEA